A single region of the Ferrimicrobium acidiphilum DSM 19497 genome encodes:
- a CDS encoding nuclease-related domain-containing protein: protein MKPLDVVHWKRYGQDRLYVNMPSGEQVGWFDLNTGKAMLERYELHSEFEAALIAFGVQPLQEHKPDPGTDCEDRPRTQPITSNTQMTEIACPQDISSFAPQTTTQQLPWIDLAKNTAGEGIQERARELREATPIRSFLARLFDEHTDERAFRVGAAGEMKIGQRLTTLSDDWRVLHSVPVGSRGSDIDHVVIGPGGVFTINTKHHPDASIWVYHDVFKVNQHNQRYVPNARFEARRASNALTKTTGIGLTVTAIIAVVGAHKGFNVKAQPADGMVYVLGGKYLVPWLLRHAPILRADQVATIFEQARRSTTWL, encoded by the coding sequence ATGAAACCTCTCGACGTTGTTCACTGGAAGAGATACGGTCAGGACCGGCTCTATGTCAACATGCCCTCTGGTGAGCAGGTAGGTTGGTTTGATCTAAACACCGGTAAAGCAATGCTTGAACGCTATGAACTTCACTCCGAATTCGAGGCTGCCCTGATCGCCTTCGGAGTGCAACCGTTGCAGGAGCACAAGCCAGATCCCGGGACTGACTGCGAAGACCGCCCACGCACACAACCGATCACATCAAATACGCAAATGACAGAAATCGCCTGTCCGCAGGACATCTCATCGTTCGCCCCGCAAACGACCACTCAACAACTTCCTTGGATAGACTTGGCCAAAAACACAGCAGGCGAGGGTATCCAAGAACGTGCACGAGAGCTCCGCGAGGCCACCCCAATCCGTAGCTTCCTGGCTCGTCTATTTGACGAACACACCGACGAACGCGCATTCCGAGTCGGTGCCGCAGGGGAAATGAAGATTGGTCAACGGCTCACCACTCTATCCGATGACTGGAGAGTACTGCACTCGGTGCCAGTAGGGTCACGAGGCTCGGACATAGATCACGTTGTGATCGGACCAGGTGGAGTCTTTACCATCAACACTAAACACCACCCAGATGCATCCATATGGGTATATCACGATGTATTCAAGGTCAATCAACACAATCAGCGTTACGTGCCGAACGCCCGTTTCGAGGCAAGGCGCGCTTCCAACGCATTGACAAAGACAACCGGAATAGGATTGACCGTGACGGCCATAATAGCCGTGGTGGGTGCCCACAAGGGCTTCAACGTAAAAGCACAACCGGCCGACGGAATGGTCTATGTACTTGGCGGCAAATATCTAGTTCCTTGGCTGCTGCGGCACGCGCCGATACTGAGGGCCGATCAGGTGGCAACCATATTCGAGCAAGCAAGGCGCTCAACCACCTGGCTCTAG
- a CDS encoding beta-ketoacyl-[acyl-carrier-protein] synthase family protein, whose protein sequence is MTPRLRARDQRVAITGFSMVTPLGLDVETTWSALMKGSSALGCRILDEEHLVAVAPLPEGDLGVSARVRTVSDRSTVLGASAAAMALESAGLSIASSDVGPERMSIMVGTSFGGIGSLVDEDRRTRAGRGRVSPRLVTRAIPSALASYLAIEYQVTGPVMTYMGACAASAQALGEAMLAILTGRCDRVLAGGADTLFVDPIMWSLMAAGALATLDADESAAEAVRPFDRARRGMALGEGGAFFVLESEALARARGAQIYAYLVGFGTGNDAHHVSAPEPSGLGAERVMRMAMESAGVTSRDIGYVSAHATGTKLGDAAEAAALLRVLGDGVPVSSVKGALGHSLGAAGAIEAALSVQVLRTHMMPANTGIEQPDTAGAPSGLLFAPSQIKPGALVLSNSFGFGGHNVSLIFAPGEE, encoded by the coding sequence TTGACGCCTAGGCTTCGAGCTCGCGACCAGCGAGTGGCTATTACCGGCTTTAGTATGGTTACGCCGCTTGGCCTCGACGTCGAGACCACCTGGTCGGCTCTTATGAAGGGTTCGTCCGCACTCGGATGTCGGATTCTCGATGAAGAACATTTGGTGGCGGTAGCACCACTTCCGGAGGGGGACCTAGGGGTGAGCGCTCGCGTACGTACTGTGTCTGATCGGAGCACAGTCCTGGGTGCGAGCGCGGCTGCTATGGCGCTGGAGTCGGCTGGACTCTCCATCGCTTCCAGTGATGTTGGTCCAGAGCGAATGTCGATCATGGTTGGCACCTCCTTTGGCGGCATAGGATCGCTCGTAGACGAGGATCGACGTACACGCGCTGGAAGAGGCAGAGTGTCTCCTCGGCTGGTCACTCGGGCTATACCGTCTGCGTTGGCGTCATATCTAGCAATCGAATATCAGGTTACTGGCCCAGTAATGACCTATATGGGAGCCTGCGCAGCCTCAGCGCAGGCGCTTGGTGAGGCGATGTTGGCGATCCTGACAGGGAGATGCGACCGTGTCCTAGCTGGAGGCGCTGACACTTTGTTTGTGGACCCAATCATGTGGAGTCTGATGGCTGCAGGAGCGCTCGCCACACTCGACGCAGATGAGTCCGCGGCCGAGGCGGTTCGCCCATTTGATCGAGCTCGGCGAGGCATGGCCCTTGGAGAAGGAGGCGCATTTTTCGTACTCGAGAGTGAGGCATTAGCACGTGCTCGCGGTGCTCAGATATACGCGTACCTGGTGGGCTTTGGAACCGGCAACGATGCCCATCATGTGAGCGCCCCTGAACCATCAGGGTTGGGTGCCGAACGCGTCATGAGGATGGCGATGGAGTCGGCGGGAGTCACCTCTCGAGATATTGGCTATGTCAGTGCTCATGCGACTGGCACCAAACTCGGTGATGCTGCTGAGGCTGCCGCTCTGTTGAGGGTATTGGGTGACGGCGTTCCTGTCTCTTCTGTCAAAGGTGCGCTAGGGCACTCTCTCGGAGCTGCGGGGGCCATCGAGGCCGCTCTGTCGGTACAGGTGTTGCGTACTCATATGATGCCGGCCAATACCGGCATCGAACAGCCGGACACCGCCGGTGCGCCATCAGGACTACTTTTTGCTCCCTCACAGATTAAGCCCGGTGCGCTTGTGCTGTCTAACTCCTTTGGCTTTGGAGGCCACAACGTATCCTTAATCTTTGCACCAGGCGAAGAGTAG
- a CDS encoding ABC transporter permease, with product MKTWLKIKDWDTRGALGTGLGMLAAWRRGGKLDQLLPALSFLQATPYFFLALVLVWLLALHFNWFPAQQGFSNGLIVGFNWPFISSAVVHSILPALTIVLTSAAGWMLQMRNVMVSTMGEDYVLAAQAKGLSKRRVIFTYGARNAILPSISGFALALGFVVSGTLLMEIVFNYPGIGTQLYNAVTSDDYPLTQAIFLIISVTVLLANIGADVIYVLLDPRVRRRGVA from the coding sequence TTGAAAACTTGGCTCAAAATTAAAGACTGGGATACCAGAGGAGCCCTAGGGACCGGTCTCGGGATGCTTGCAGCATGGAGGCGAGGAGGCAAACTCGACCAACTCCTGCCTGCATTGAGCTTCCTTCAGGCGACGCCGTACTTCTTCCTTGCCCTAGTGTTGGTATGGTTGCTTGCTCTGCACTTCAATTGGTTCCCAGCTCAACAAGGTTTTAGCAACGGGTTGATCGTGGGGTTCAATTGGCCATTTATCTCCAGTGCGGTCGTCCATTCGATTCTTCCTGCCCTCACCATCGTGCTTACCTCCGCTGCAGGCTGGATGCTCCAGATGCGTAATGTCATGGTGTCGACTATGGGTGAGGACTATGTACTTGCAGCCCAAGCGAAGGGGCTCTCCAAGCGAAGGGTCATCTTCACCTACGGGGCAAGGAATGCCATCCTTCCGTCTATCTCTGGGTTCGCATTGGCACTTGGTTTTGTGGTCTCAGGGACGTTACTGATGGAGATTGTCTTCAATTACCCTGGTATAGGCACTCAACTCTATAACGCGGTAACATCAGACGACTATCCGCTCACTCAAGCGATCTTTCTGATTATTTCGGTGACCGTCTTGCTCGCGAATATCGGCGCTGATGTAATCTACGTCCTCCTGGATCCACGGGTCCGACGCAGGGGGGTGGCATGA
- a CDS encoding dipeptide/oligopeptide/nickel ABC transporter permease/ATP-binding protein, with product MMMSTTLSDSPLSETPAPAQSKRQLPLFLRNKKTLVGVVILGFFVLVAIFGPLLAPYSPSAESTAKGMSVAAPSLSHLLGTDQLGRDVLSQVLIGTRTTMLIGVVTGVIATFLAVVVGVSAGYLGAKWDEFLSLLSNLFLVFPALPFLIVVLGAFPGTGQVPIIAMLSLLGWPWGARVIRAQTLSLRNKDFVAAAQETGESSWKIIFYDIVPNQISLIAASFVSAVLYAIGASVGLDFLGIGNTSTWSLGTILYWAQNGNALELGAWWWFAIPGVLIALIGTGLVLVNFGLDELGNPRLRDSGAVSRINGRLWSPSDPTAVQALVKTGGRSWRRRGHDTLVPRTDEISNSSLSGDGTNSVSFESLQRVDGHDRSGSALVNAVDVHQSGGLNGQVHGASTDSNILEIRDLSIAYRSGTGDLKAVNNVNLAIRQAEIIGLAGESGSGKSTLAYGTCRLLRPPAVITSGSAIYRGSRRGASELDLMKVSAGDLDRLRWREISIVFQSAMNALNPVLRIEDQLLDPIERHLDLSRDEARDRINEVIDLVNIPRNRLRSYPHELSGGMRQRVMIAMALTVNPRLIIMDEPTTALDVVVQRDILAQISELKDRLGFSVLFITHDLSLLVELADRLAIMYAGSLMEIGETSDVVARIGHPYTEGLLNSFPPLHGPRRSLAGIPGTPPDLRDAVQGCPFVPRCRYSDDACTKIHPTLLTLDCGHGLGHMSACPFPERIRGTATDVGVVGDMTASRDRGSYDSV from the coding sequence ATGATGATGTCGACTACGTTGAGCGATAGTCCACTGTCGGAGACACCAGCACCAGCGCAATCGAAAAGACAGCTACCTTTGTTCCTCAGAAACAAGAAAACACTTGTCGGGGTTGTGATACTCGGTTTCTTCGTTCTGGTTGCGATCTTCGGTCCGCTGCTGGCTCCGTACAGTCCTTCCGCCGAGAGTACTGCCAAGGGGATGTCGGTAGCGGCCCCCAGCCTAAGTCATCTCCTTGGCACCGATCAGCTGGGTAGGGACGTCTTATCTCAGGTACTGATTGGGACGCGCACCACCATGCTGATTGGAGTCGTTACCGGTGTGATCGCCACGTTTCTCGCGGTGGTCGTTGGAGTGTCAGCTGGTTATTTGGGCGCTAAGTGGGATGAATTCTTGTCGCTGCTCTCTAATCTGTTCCTGGTCTTTCCGGCACTTCCGTTCTTGATTGTGGTGCTTGGCGCATTTCCAGGGACTGGACAGGTGCCGATTATTGCGATGTTGTCTTTGCTTGGGTGGCCATGGGGTGCCAGAGTGATCAGGGCACAGACCCTGTCACTTCGAAATAAGGACTTTGTGGCCGCCGCCCAGGAGACCGGTGAGAGCAGTTGGAAGATAATCTTTTACGATATCGTGCCGAACCAGATAAGTTTGATCGCGGCAAGTTTTGTTAGTGCAGTGCTGTACGCGATCGGAGCTTCGGTAGGACTCGACTTCCTGGGCATCGGCAATACCTCGACCTGGAGTCTTGGTACGATCCTGTATTGGGCTCAGAATGGGAACGCACTTGAATTAGGGGCGTGGTGGTGGTTTGCCATACCAGGAGTGCTTATCGCACTCATAGGGACTGGGCTGGTACTGGTCAACTTCGGTCTCGATGAACTCGGAAATCCTCGCCTGCGTGACAGTGGTGCAGTTAGTCGCATAAACGGTAGGCTGTGGAGTCCGTCTGACCCGACGGCAGTTCAAGCTCTAGTGAAAACCGGTGGACGATCTTGGAGGCGGCGTGGTCATGACACACTTGTACCCAGAACGGATGAAATTAGCAATTCATCGCTAAGTGGCGATGGCACTAATTCGGTATCGTTCGAGTCTCTCCAACGGGTAGACGGACATGATCGATCGGGCTCAGCTCTGGTCAATGCGGTGGATGTCCACCAGTCCGGTGGATTGAATGGCCAGGTTCACGGCGCGTCGACTGACTCTAATATTCTCGAGATCCGCGACTTGAGCATCGCTTATCGGTCTGGAACTGGCGATCTGAAAGCAGTTAACAACGTCAACCTTGCCATCCGCCAGGCAGAGATCATAGGCTTGGCGGGAGAGTCGGGATCGGGTAAATCTACGCTTGCCTATGGCACCTGTCGCCTCCTCCGGCCACCCGCGGTCATAACATCCGGATCTGCGATCTACAGGGGAAGTCGCCGTGGCGCTAGTGAGCTTGATCTGATGAAAGTGAGTGCAGGCGATCTCGATCGCCTGCGTTGGCGAGAGATTTCTATCGTCTTCCAGAGCGCTATGAACGCGCTCAACCCGGTGCTGCGGATCGAGGATCAGCTGCTCGACCCGATAGAGAGACATCTCGATTTGAGCCGTGACGAAGCAAGGGATCGAATTAACGAGGTAATCGATCTCGTCAACATACCTCGGAATAGATTGAGAAGCTACCCCCATGAGCTCTCTGGTGGCATGCGGCAACGAGTTATGATTGCGATGGCACTTACTGTGAATCCACGGCTGATCATCATGGATGAGCCGACAACGGCTCTGGACGTGGTTGTACAACGGGACATTCTTGCTCAGATCAGCGAATTGAAGGATCGACTCGGCTTCTCTGTCCTATTTATCACTCATGACCTCTCGCTGCTGGTTGAGTTGGCCGACAGGCTTGCGATTATGTACGCCGGAAGTCTGATGGAGATTGGCGAGACCTCGGATGTGGTGGCTCGGATCGGCCACCCCTACACCGAAGGTCTGCTCAACTCGTTCCCTCCGCTGCATGGACCGCGGAGGAGCCTCGCAGGGATACCAGGCACCCCACCCGATTTGCGCGATGCCGTGCAGGGTTGCCCCTTTGTTCCAAGATGTCGTTATAGTGACGATGCCTGCACAAAAATTCATCCGACGTTGTTGACGTTAGATTGTGGACATGGGCTGGGTCACATGAGCGCCTGCCCCTTTCCTGAACGAATTCGTGGAACGGCAACGGACGTAGGCGTCGTTGGTGACATGACAGCATCGCGGGATCGAGGTAGCTATGACAGCGTTTGA
- a CDS encoding class I adenylate-forming enzyme family protein: MKTPSERRTWLIDQYSPWPRRTLGDHFTELASRFGDRPLLVTPDRSITYAELVEESRSLARAMMALGVRRRDHVALLLGNEPEFIFLSMAVSMVGGVVVPLNTMLHEDELDYLLEQSDSKWVFLHQTVAGIDHEKAVASIVREHQRGDKTLAIENVVVIKTTDAPVQDGFQNWEHFKARATSVTEAELDARREASRYPDEVVNIIYTSGTTGLPKGVMLTSDMLLRCGYSTALSRAFEEGRRIFTPLPLYHVFAFVEGLMAVSFVGGTIITMPNFKPSQAMTMVQDLRAHDILCVPTILLAMVTEAERASYELSELYALMCAAAPAPVPLWERAVAAFGLTEMVTGYGGTEASAATVHTELGDSLEVITTKVGRIKPGGPSGLEEFGWANSQYKVIDPDSGEDLADNEIGELAVRGNFVTRGYYRKPDETARHIDKDGWFRTGDLGRIDENGYLEFHGRANELYKVSGENVSPKEIEEVISRHPAVNQAYVVGVPSPVTTETGVALIELRYGERASRREMIEWCREHLAKFKVPRYYFFVEASEWPMTGTGKVQKYLLAQLARERISNDGTVEEDLDA; the protein is encoded by the coding sequence ATGAAAACACCGTCCGAACGACGCACCTGGTTAATCGATCAATATTCGCCCTGGCCGCGACGCACCTTGGGCGACCACTTCACCGAACTGGCGTCGCGTTTTGGCGACCGCCCTCTGTTGGTGACCCCTGATCGCTCTATTACATATGCGGAGCTTGTTGAAGAGTCACGTTCTTTGGCTCGCGCTATGATGGCGCTGGGAGTGCGTCGTCGCGACCATGTCGCATTGTTGCTAGGCAACGAACCCGAGTTCATTTTCCTGAGCATGGCCGTGTCGATGGTCGGAGGGGTAGTGGTTCCATTGAACACTATGCTCCACGAGGATGAACTCGACTATCTGCTTGAGCAATCTGATTCCAAGTGGGTGTTTCTGCATCAAACGGTAGCTGGAATCGACCACGAGAAGGCCGTAGCTTCGATAGTGCGTGAGCATCAACGTGGAGACAAGACATTGGCAATAGAGAATGTTGTGGTTATTAAGACCACCGATGCGCCTGTTCAGGATGGTTTTCAAAACTGGGAGCACTTTAAGGCTCGGGCGACATCTGTCACTGAGGCTGAACTTGATGCTCGTCGCGAAGCAAGTCGATATCCGGATGAGGTGGTGAACATCATCTACACCTCTGGCACCACCGGCCTACCGAAGGGCGTCATGCTCACGAGTGATATGTTGTTACGTTGTGGATACTCGACTGCGCTTTCACGTGCTTTCGAGGAGGGGCGGCGAATATTTACGCCACTCCCTCTCTATCACGTCTTCGCATTTGTCGAGGGCTTGATGGCGGTGTCATTCGTGGGCGGCACAATCATTACGATGCCGAACTTCAAACCGAGTCAGGCGATGACAATGGTACAGGACTTGCGAGCGCACGATATTCTCTGCGTCCCAACGATTTTGCTCGCCATGGTGACCGAGGCCGAGCGAGCCAGCTATGAGCTATCGGAGCTTTATGCCCTCATGTGTGCGGCGGCACCTGCTCCGGTACCGCTCTGGGAGCGAGCGGTTGCCGCCTTTGGGTTGACGGAGATGGTTACTGGCTATGGAGGTACTGAGGCTTCGGCGGCAACAGTGCACACCGAACTTGGCGACAGCCTAGAGGTAATTACCACCAAGGTAGGGCGCATCAAGCCCGGTGGTCCTAGTGGTCTTGAGGAGTTCGGATGGGCCAACAGCCAGTACAAGGTGATCGACCCCGATAGCGGAGAGGATCTCGCTGACAACGAGATCGGCGAGCTAGCAGTCCGAGGTAACTTCGTTACTCGAGGCTACTACCGGAAGCCGGATGAGACGGCTCGGCATATCGACAAAGATGGGTGGTTTCGCACTGGTGATCTAGGTCGCATAGATGAAAACGGTTACCTCGAATTCCATGGACGCGCCAATGAGCTTTATAAGGTATCTGGCGAGAATGTCTCGCCGAAGGAGATTGAGGAGGTGATCTCTCGCCACCCGGCCGTCAATCAGGCCTATGTGGTAGGTGTCCCCTCTCCGGTGACCACGGAGACTGGGGTGGCGCTCATCGAACTTCGTTATGGGGAGAGAGCGAGTCGTCGAGAGATGATTGAGTGGTGTCGAGAACACCTCGCAAAGTTTAAAGTGCCACGCTACTATTTCTTTGTCGAGGCATCGGAGTGGCCAATGACGGGAACTGGGAAGGTGCAAAAGTATCTGCTAGCCCAGTTGGCACGCGAACGCATCTCCAACGACGGTACTGTTGAGGAGGATCTTGACGCCTAG
- a CDS encoding DUF169 domain-containing protein, with product MENATNELLTGWKTLANELSHSLHLSVPPVSITFSDESPDSVPAFDEPMSSPSDDGRAGRVPASCVFWVKAIAATFTTSPKDHGNCSVGRYTHGLASFAEVADNADIAALLESGWVDGTDVGKIPAISKRANAISYGPLTDARFAPDVVLLRVNGRQLMVLSDAVPELRIEGKPQCHIVALAKEYNQVAASVGCALSRARTGMGPDEMTVAIPGSRLASVVQAVRQTAAVDTVVAKYAADDAKRFKVRQ from the coding sequence ATGGAAAACGCGACCAATGAATTGCTAACAGGCTGGAAAACTCTCGCGAATGAACTGTCGCACTCACTTCACCTCTCAGTTCCACCAGTCAGCATCACCTTCTCAGACGAGTCTCCAGACTCAGTACCTGCCTTCGATGAACCTATGTCCTCGCCATCTGACGATGGACGTGCCGGGAGGGTTCCTGCTAGCTGTGTATTCTGGGTGAAAGCTATCGCTGCAACCTTCACCACCTCGCCCAAGGATCATGGCAACTGTTCTGTCGGCCGATACACTCACGGACTGGCCTCATTCGCAGAGGTCGCCGACAACGCCGACATTGCTGCACTGCTTGAATCGGGATGGGTCGATGGCACCGACGTCGGAAAGATACCAGCGATCTCAAAACGAGCCAACGCCATCAGCTATGGTCCACTTACTGACGCCCGCTTCGCACCTGATGTTGTTTTGTTGAGGGTAAACGGCCGCCAGCTCATGGTGCTCTCTGATGCAGTGCCGGAGCTACGCATCGAGGGAAAACCTCAATGCCATATCGTGGCATTGGCCAAAGAGTACAATCAGGTGGCCGCAAGTGTTGGCTGTGCCCTGAGTCGAGCTAGAACCGGAATGGGCCCAGATGAGATGACTGTTGCCATCCCTGGCTCGCGACTAGCTTCGGTGGTCCAAGCTGTCCGGCAGACCGCGGCGGTGGATACGGTTGTTGCCAAGTATGCAGCAGACGATGCCAAGCGTTTTAAAGTGCGCCAATAA
- a CDS encoding ABC transporter ATP-binding protein, which yields MGGYLDAVKDVSIELHQGRVLAVVGESGSGKSTLAKLLAGREIPSTGHVELAGSAITVKSKRRFKEYKRVVQMIFQDPFASLNPVHTIRYHLERPIKIHQHLHGQELQAQLDDLMEQVRLTPSSRYLSKYPHELSGGQRQRVSIARALAAKPMVLLADEPVSMLDVSIRLEILALLDDLRSRLGLAVLYITHDIASARYLADEIVVMYAGQVVERGTAEEVTQIPSHPYTQLLIRSSPDPDSIAVNRSQHLNILTPTSSGARTNIGCPFAVRCPLVTDICMESYPPTTEVGGAHFANCWNLEIKTTQSDRASVTHFGIHEGGTVEI from the coding sequence GTGGGAGGATATCTAGACGCCGTCAAGGATGTCTCTATTGAGCTCCATCAAGGGCGAGTGCTTGCAGTGGTTGGCGAATCAGGCTCCGGTAAATCTACTCTTGCCAAGTTGCTCGCCGGACGGGAGATCCCTAGTACTGGACATGTTGAGTTGGCAGGATCGGCTATCACGGTCAAGAGCAAACGGAGGTTTAAGGAGTACAAACGGGTGGTGCAGATGATCTTTCAAGATCCGTTTGCATCTCTGAACCCGGTTCACACGATACGCTACCATCTTGAGCGTCCGATCAAGATCCATCAACATCTGCATGGCCAGGAGCTGCAGGCTCAGCTCGATGATCTGATGGAGCAGGTGCGACTCACACCATCGAGCCGTTATTTGAGTAAGTATCCACATGAATTGTCTGGCGGTCAGCGCCAACGAGTATCGATAGCTCGCGCACTAGCCGCCAAGCCGATGGTGTTGTTGGCTGATGAACCGGTTTCGATGTTAGATGTCTCGATCCGTTTGGAGATCCTAGCTCTACTAGATGATCTACGGAGTCGGTTAGGTTTAGCGGTGCTTTATATCACCCATGATATTGCATCGGCGCGCTATTTGGCTGACGAGATTGTGGTGATGTATGCAGGGCAGGTGGTGGAGCGCGGAACCGCCGAGGAGGTTACCCAGATACCATCACATCCTTACACGCAGCTATTGATACGTTCATCGCCTGACCCAGATTCGATTGCTGTAAACCGGTCGCAACACCTCAACATTTTGACCCCCACATCGTCAGGAGCTAGAACTAATATCGGTTGTCCCTTTGCAGTACGCTGCCCATTAGTAACCGACATCTGCATGGAAAGTTATCCACCTACCACAGAGGTTGGAGGTGCTCATTTTGCTAACTGCTGGAACCTAGAGATAAAAACAACGCAGTCCGACAGAGCGTCAGTGACTCATTTTGGAATTCACGAAGGGGGGACAGTAGAGATCTGA
- a CDS encoding ABC transporter substrate-binding protein: MESSPTNPISRNFNPFLATSAGQLLGATSMIYEPLIQFDLAKPTVKYPWLATSYKWNSNGTAITFTIRKGVKWNNGSALTPSDVAFTYELVKKYPDINTGGLSINNVSVSGDTVTVTFPSPQYTNLQGIANVPIVPKSIWSAVGDPGKYSDPNPVGTGPYKLANFTPEGFTLTKNSLYWQPVHVSTLDFPVYSSNTTALEALDTGQAQWAGNFITGLNKLFINPNPAHHKAWFDPLNTVALIPNLNQWPTNQLAVRRAISDAINRNAISSQGESGLEPPVTNGSGLVLPTFSAYSSSALSKYALSDSGSASTADAVLKSAGYTIGSNGYYQLHGKTVALSIVDPSSYSDYAADDEIVAQDLQKAHIDAKFVGMSVSAWSSDVASGNFQLTEHWSAQGISPYQQYEGWLASSLATTSATGDYERLKNAAINADLANLAQASTLATQRTALIPIAKYVATNLPVIPTVYGAAFDEYNSTNFVGWPTPSNPYESGQPDNPTNEVVVLHLRPRG; the protein is encoded by the coding sequence ATGGAGTCGAGTCCAACCAATCCTATAAGCAGGAACTTCAACCCATTCCTAGCGACGTCTGCAGGACAGTTGCTTGGTGCGACGTCGATGATCTACGAACCGTTAATTCAGTTCGATTTAGCGAAGCCGACGGTGAAGTATCCGTGGTTGGCAACATCGTACAAGTGGAATTCAAATGGTACGGCAATCACCTTTACCATTCGTAAAGGCGTGAAGTGGAATAATGGTAGTGCTCTTACCCCGAGTGATGTTGCATTCACCTATGAATTGGTGAAGAAATATCCGGATATTAATACTGGTGGACTATCTATTAATAATGTGTCTGTGTCTGGTGATACCGTCACAGTAACATTCCCTAGTCCACAGTATACTAATCTTCAGGGTATAGCGAATGTTCCAATTGTTCCTAAGTCAATTTGGAGTGCTGTTGGTGATCCCGGCAAGTATTCGGATCCGAACCCTGTTGGCACTGGGCCGTACAAGTTGGCAAACTTCACTCCCGAGGGATTCACACTTACGAAAAATAGTCTCTATTGGCAACCGGTACACGTGAGTACGCTAGATTTCCCGGTTTATTCTTCGAACACCACTGCCTTGGAGGCACTCGATACTGGACAAGCTCAATGGGCGGGTAACTTCATAACTGGACTGAATAAGTTGTTCATCAATCCCAATCCAGCTCATCATAAAGCATGGTTCGATCCATTGAATACTGTTGCTCTCATTCCTAATCTGAATCAATGGCCAACGAATCAGTTGGCGGTACGTAGAGCTATCAGCGATGCGATAAATCGTAACGCCATTTCGAGTCAAGGTGAATCTGGCCTTGAACCTCCGGTGACTAATGGATCTGGTCTTGTTCTCCCAACATTTTCGGCTTACAGCAGCTCGGCTCTTTCTAAGTATGCCTTGAGTGACAGCGGAAGCGCATCAACTGCTGACGCGGTATTGAAGAGTGCAGGGTATACGATCGGCTCCAATGGCTATTACCAGCTCCATGGCAAGACGGTGGCGCTGAGTATAGTTGACCCATCTTCGTATAGTGACTACGCTGCGGATGACGAGATCGTTGCCCAAGATCTGCAGAAGGCTCACATCGATGCGAAGTTCGTTGGCATGTCGGTGTCGGCTTGGTCAAGCGATGTTGCGTCCGGAAATTTCCAGTTGACCGAGCACTGGTCGGCTCAGGGTATCAGCCCCTACCAGCAGTATGAGGGCTGGTTGGCCTCCTCGCTCGCGACCACTTCGGCGACTGGCGATTATGAGCGGTTGAAGAACGCTGCAATCAACGCTGATTTGGCTAATTTAGCGCAGGCATCTACTTTGGCGACGCAGAGAACAGCTCTTATCCCTATCGCGAAATATGTGGCGACCAACCTGCCGGTTATACCGACGGTATATGGTGCGGCCTTCGACGAGTACAACAGCACCAACTTTGTCGGATGGCCAACACCATCAAACCCCTACGAGTCTGGACAGCCTGATAACCCGACAAACGAGGTTGTTGTGCTACACCTGCGACCCCGAGGCTGA
- a CDS encoding zinc ribbon domain-containing protein has translation MDDSDRQQLSQWSRGRQERYLQDKTGLELDLLNESGSSKTCPACLTRNRSSGRHYQCKNPVCGFTCQRDALGAINILQKAIYGEYVPIRPDTTIRVTYLRSVQRWSPDQREAHHMVQCRKAKALSSAQNRALSEITQTSKPKLANSSTSTDPSVLDQSVAVA, from the coding sequence CTGGACGACAGCGATCGTCAACAACTGTCACAGTGGTCGAGAGGACGCCAGGAACGCTATCTCCAAGACAAAACTGGATTAGAGCTGGACTTGCTGAACGAATCCGGTTCCAGCAAGACTTGCCCCGCGTGCTTAACACGCAACCGATCGTCAGGTCGACACTACCAATGCAAGAACCCAGTTTGTGGGTTTACTTGTCAACGAGACGCCCTAGGAGCAATTAATATCCTCCAGAAGGCTATATACGGGGAATACGTACCCATAAGACCGGATACTACAATCCGAGTCACGTATCTCCGGTCTGTCCAACGTTGGTCACCCGATCAACGCGAGGCACACCATATGGTGCAGTGCCGCAAGGCCAAAGCCTTGAGTAGCGCCCAGAACCGGGCCCTGTCTGAGATAACTCAGACTAGCAAGCCGAAGCTAGCAAACTCATCTACCAGTACCGATCCATCGGTGCTAGACCAGTCGGTCGCGGTAGCTTGA